One window from the genome of Cucumis melo cultivar AY chromosome 12, USDA_Cmelo_AY_1.0, whole genome shotgun sequence encodes:
- the LOC103486868 gene encoding dof zinc finger protein DOF1.5 translates to MMGERKHDKNNEDQHGGGIKLFGATIMLQNKRQIIKEEEEEEEEEANKSDQQTLEKRPEKIIPCPRCKSMDTKFCYFNNYNVNQPRHFCKGCQRYWTAGGALRNVPIGAGRRKTKPPCRTFGGLPENCVFDSSGIVTVQPFELEGMVEKWHAVAAAATQGGFRQILPVKRRRDCQDGQTC, encoded by the coding sequence ATGATGGGAGAGAGAAAACATGATAAGAATAATGAAGATCAACATGGAGGTGGAATTAAGCTCTTTGGGGCAACAATTATGCtacaaaataaaaggcaaatcatcaaagaagaagaagaagaagaagaagaagaagccaaTAAATCAGATCAACAAACACTAGAAAAAAGGCCTGAGAAGATCATCCCTTGCCCAAGATGCAAAAGTATGGATACCAAATTTTGTTACTTCAATAATTACAATGTTAATCAACCTAGGCATTTCTGTAAGGGCTGCCAGAGGTATTGGACTGCCGGCGGGGCCCTTCGCAACGTTCCCATCGGAGCCGGCCGTCGCAAAACCAAGCCTCCTTGTCGAACCTTTGGTGGGTTGCCGGAGAATTGTGTCTTTGATTCTTCAGGGATTGTCACGGTTCAACCGTTTGAGTTGGAAGGGATGGTCGAGAAGTGGCATGCCGTCGCTGCCGCCGCCACACAAGGTGGTTTTCGGCAAATTTTACCGGTAAAGAGGCGGAGGGATTGTCAAGATGGTCAAACTTGTTGA